The Gemmatimonadota bacterium genomic sequence GCTTCCGGACCACGCCGCTGCGCAATGTCGAGCTCACCGGCCCCTGGGGGCACGATGGCGCCATCCTCTCGTTGCGTGGGTTCATCGACCACTACAGCGAGTCCGATCGCAAGTTGCGGGAGTTCGATCCCTCGTCTCTCCATCCCGCACTCCGTGGCACCCTGCTGCCTAACGCCGATGCCATCCTCGCGACGCGTGACACCCTGCTGAACGGCGTGGTGCTCACGGCGGACCTGGTCGACCAGTTGACCGAGTTCATGCGAACGCTCACCGATCCGGCGGCGCGTCGGCTGGGTATCCTCACGCCCGGGCGGGTGCCGAGCGGGCTGCCGGTGGACGGTGCAGTATCTCGTTAGCGCGGTGTGAGCGGGATGGGGGGTGCGGGAGGCCGGCCTCCTGCGCACCCCCTGCGAGCCGCGGCACCGCCTCATTCATGCGTCCGCAGGGGGGGATCCCCCTCAGGTGACAAACCCCAACGTGCGAGCCACTTCGCCCTGCGCCGCGTCCAGGGTGAGGAATGTCAGCGCGGACGGGTCCGGCGACACGTATAACGCCGTGGCCAGGTGCCAGGCATCGGCACCGCGAACATACCCCGCGGTGTAGACCCGGAGCAGTTCGCTCGTCAGCGCCCGCACTGGGGTGACCAGCTCGACTATTCCCTTGTTCAGGGCGGAGAGGGCCACGCGCTGGCGTGTCAGGGTGGCGAACAGCTCGGCCTCGATCAATGCGGACGACACGAGGGCGTCGAACATCCCAAGGCGCTGCCTCATGACATCCGCGCCAGGTTCATCGAGTAAGGTCGCGACGACGATGGACGTGTCGACATACGCGGTCGTCAATCGCGTTCCTCCAGAAACTGCTGCAGCGCTCCGGGTCGGTGCGCGACAGGCGCGAAAGTCGCGGGATCCGATGGCTTCATCGCCGCCGGCTGGATCAACCCGAGTGCCCGCAGTTCCGCCAATCGCTCGTCGAGCGACTGCGGCTTCCGCTCAGGGTCGATCGGGCGCAGCTCGGCGGCGGGCACCCCGTGGACCGTGATCACGATGGTATGACCCTCCCGGACCTGGCGGACCAGGGCCGAGAGGCGGGCCTTGGCTTCGTACAGCGAGTACTCCTCGGGCATCCGCCCCCTGGTAGCGTGCCAGAGAAATATGGTCAGACTAGTCAGA encodes the following:
- a CDS encoding type II toxin-antitoxin system VapC family toxin, which gives rise to MTTAYVDTSIVVATLLDEPGADVMRQRLGMFDALVSSALIEAELFATLTRQRVALSALNKGIVELVTPVRALTSELLRVYTAGYVRGADAWHLATALYVSPDPSALTFLTLDAAQGEVARTLGFVT
- a CDS encoding type II toxin-antitoxin system prevent-host-death family antitoxin — encoded protein: MPEEYSLYEAKARLSALVRQVREGHTIVITVHGVPAAELRPIDPERKPQSLDERLAELRALGLIQPAAMKPSDPATFAPVAHRPGALQQFLEERD